The Stenotrophomonas rhizophila genome has a window encoding:
- a CDS encoding AIM24 family protein: protein MAVKSLQEFLASTHEKDVSADAFELESPHMLEIRVNGMVWAKAGSMVARKGAVKFTRQGLLEQGLGTLLKKMVSGEGLQLMKIEGQGRAYLADAGKQVTLLRLAGESIFVNGNDVLAFETGIESKITMMRKVAGMLSGGLFNMRLSGHGIVAITSHYEPLTLPVTAQGGPVFTDPNATVAWSGSLTPEIVTDISLGTLVGRGSGETLQLRFAGEGWVVVQPYEEVSFQAKG, encoded by the coding sequence ATGGCCGTAAAGTCGCTTCAGGAATTCCTCGCCAGCACGCACGAAAAAGATGTCAGTGCGGATGCATTCGAGCTTGAGAGCCCGCACATGCTGGAGATACGGGTGAACGGCATGGTCTGGGCCAAGGCCGGTTCGATGGTGGCGCGCAAGGGGGCGGTGAAGTTCACCCGCCAGGGGCTGCTGGAGCAGGGGCTGGGCACGCTGCTGAAGAAAATGGTGAGCGGTGAGGGGCTGCAGCTGATGAAGATCGAGGGGCAGGGGCGGGCCTACCTGGCCGATGCGGGCAAGCAGGTGACGCTGCTGCGGCTGGCGGGCGAGTCGATTTTCGTCAACGGCAACGATGTGTTGGCCTTTGAGACGGGCATCGAGTCCAAGATCACCATGATGCGCAAGGTGGCAGGCATGCTTTCGGGCGGGCTGTTCAACATGCGCCTGAGTGGGCACGGGATCGTGGCGATCACCTCGCATTACGAGCCGCTGACGCTGCCGGTGACGGCGCAGGGTGGCCCGGTGTTCACCGACCCGAACGCAACGGTGGCCTGGTCGGGCTCGTTGACGCCCGAGATCGTCACCGACATTTCGCTGGGTACGCTGGTCGGGCGCGGTTCGGGCGAAACCCTGCAGCTGCGCTTCGCCGGCGAAGGCTGGGTGGTGGTGCAGCCGTATGAGGAAGTTTCGTTCCAGGCGAAGGGCTGA
- the tsf gene encoding translation elongation factor Ts, translating to MEITASLVKELRERTGAGMMECKKALTENGGDIDASAEWLRKSGLAKADKKADRVAAEGIIVSAQDGNKAVLVEINSETDFVAKDSNFLDFAKAVASVALSSGAADIDALKAAKLPSGETVEESRAAVIAKVGEKVDVRRIVRLESSNNVAAYVHGGRIGVLVELAGGDAELARGLAMHVAAMNPPHNKAADVPAEFVAKEKEIELAKMSDKDKSKPADILEKIISGKIAKIVNEVTLYGQPYVLNTDQSVEQVVKAAGADVIGFKRLAVGEGIEKVVEDYAAEVMKQAGLA from the coding sequence GTGGAAATCACTGCTTCCCTGGTCAAGGAACTGCGCGAGCGCACTGGCGCCGGCATGATGGAGTGCAAGAAGGCACTTACCGAAAACGGCGGCGACATCGACGCTTCGGCGGAGTGGCTGCGCAAGTCGGGCCTGGCCAAGGCCGACAAGAAGGCTGACCGCGTTGCTGCCGAAGGCATCATCGTGTCGGCACAGGACGGCAACAAGGCCGTGCTGGTCGAAATCAACTCCGAAACCGACTTCGTCGCCAAGGACAGCAACTTCCTGGACTTCGCCAAGGCCGTTGCCTCGGTCGCGCTGAGCTCGGGCGCTGCCGACATCGATGCGCTGAAGGCCGCCAAGCTGCCGTCGGGCGAAACCGTCGAAGAATCCCGCGCTGCGGTCATTGCCAAGGTCGGCGAAAAGGTCGACGTGCGTCGCATCGTCCGCCTGGAATCGTCGAACAACGTCGCGGCCTACGTGCACGGCGGCCGCATCGGCGTGCTGGTTGAACTGGCCGGCGGCGACGCCGAGCTGGCGCGTGGCCTGGCCATGCATGTGGCTGCCATGAACCCGCCGCACAACAAGGCTGCCGACGTGCCGGCCGAGTTCGTTGCCAAGGAAAAGGAAATCGAACTGGCCAAGATGTCCGACAAGGACAAGTCCAAGCCGGCCGACATCCTCGAGAAGATCATCAGCGGCAAGATCGCCAAGATCGTCAACGAAGTCACCCTGTACGGCCAGCCGTACGTGCTGAACACCGATCAGTCCGTCGAGCAGGTGGTCAAGGCCGCCGGCGCCGACGTGATCGGCTTCAAGCGCCTGGCTGTCGGCGAAGGCATCGAGAAGGTGGTGGAAGACTACGCCGCCGAAGTGATGAAGCAGGCCGGCCTGGCCTGA
- the rpsB gene encoding 30S ribosomal protein S2, giving the protein MPQVTMRQMLEAGVHFGHQTRYWNPKMGQYIFGARGKIHIINLEKTVPLFNDAMNFISSVAQKRGTILFLGTKRSARESIREEAERCGMPFMNQRWLGGTLTNFRTVKQSVARLKELEAGETDGTFDKLVKHEVLGLRRERDKLEASLGGIKEMNRLPDAIFVIDIGHEDIAIKEAKKLGIPVIAVVDTNYNPELVDYAIPGNDDAIRAVQLYARAAADAVLEGKAAAPHAATVREEEFADAPAAEEAKPARRAPAKKAAADKGEAQA; this is encoded by the coding sequence ATGCCCCAGGTCACCATGCGTCAGATGCTGGAAGCCGGCGTCCATTTCGGCCACCAGACCCGTTACTGGAACCCCAAGATGGGCCAGTACATCTTCGGCGCCCGCGGCAAGATCCACATCATCAACCTGGAAAAGACCGTTCCGCTCTTCAATGACGCGATGAACTTCATTTCCAGCGTCGCGCAGAAGCGCGGCACCATCCTGTTCCTGGGCACCAAGCGCAGCGCCCGCGAGTCGATCCGCGAAGAAGCCGAGCGTTGCGGCATGCCGTTCATGAACCAGCGTTGGCTGGGCGGCACCCTGACCAACTTCCGTACCGTGAAGCAGTCGGTTGCCCGCCTGAAGGAACTGGAAGCCGGCGAAACCGACGGCACCTTCGACAAGCTGGTCAAGCACGAAGTGCTGGGCCTGCGTCGCGAGCGTGACAAGCTGGAAGCCTCGCTGGGCGGCATCAAGGAAATGAACCGCCTGCCGGACGCGATCTTCGTCATCGACATCGGCCACGAAGACATCGCCATCAAGGAAGCCAAGAAGCTCGGCATCCCGGTGATCGCTGTCGTCGATACCAACTACAACCCGGAACTGGTCGATTACGCGATCCCGGGCAACGACGACGCCATCCGTGCCGTGCAGCTGTACGCCCGCGCCGCTGCCGACGCCGTGCTGGAAGGCAAGGCTGCTGCTCCGCACGCTGCCACCGTCCGTGAAGAAGAGTTCGCCGACGCCCCGGCTGCCGAAGAAGCCAAGCCGGCCCGCCGCGCTCCGGCCAAGAAGGCTGCTGCCGACAAGGGCGAAGCCCAGGCCTGA
- a CDS encoding fimbrial biogenesis chaperone: MAHPDLLIRACLLLALLAPAAAQALDISPLRVALRPDQQDAELWLHNETAQPWSGQARLYRWEQSADAERLTPAQDVVVSPTRLALAPNARQRVRVVRIGAAPTAEQGYRLVLRAGPGSPPLQVSLPVFVAGPQPRPAPALSADLRDAAGHALLALYNGGTGHARLADLTFIGPDGRATLLLPELAGYVLAGSTRLWALPGPATAYAGGRFRARIGDAEPADIPAASPPIAPDRRPGL, translated from the coding sequence ATGGCTCACCCTGACCTTCTGATCCGCGCCTGCCTGCTGCTGGCGCTGCTTGCTCCGGCCGCCGCGCAGGCGCTGGACATTTCCCCGCTGCGGGTTGCGCTGCGCCCGGACCAGCAGGACGCCGAACTGTGGCTGCACAACGAGACGGCCCAGCCGTGGTCGGGCCAGGCGCGGTTGTACCGGTGGGAACAGAGCGCCGACGCCGAACGCCTGACCCCGGCGCAGGACGTGGTGGTGAGCCCGACCCGGCTGGCGCTGGCACCAAACGCCCGGCAGCGGGTACGGGTGGTCCGGATCGGCGCCGCCCCCACCGCTGAACAGGGCTACCGGCTGGTGCTCCGGGCCGGCCCCGGCAGCCCGCCGCTGCAGGTGTCGCTGCCGGTGTTCGTGGCCGGGCCGCAGCCGCGCCCGGCGCCCGCCCTGTCCGCCGACCTTCGCGACGCTGCCGGCCACGCCCTGCTGGCGCTTTACAATGGCGGCACCGGCCACGCGCGGCTGGCGGACCTGACCTTCATTGGCCCCGACGGACGCGCCACGCTGCTGCTCCCCGAGCTGGCCGGCTATGTTCTGGCCGGCAGCACCCGCCTATGGGCCCTGCCCGGCCCCGCCACAGCCTATGCCGGGGGCCGTTTCCGGGCCCGGATCGGCGACGCGGAACCGGCCGACATCCCGGCCGCCAGCCCGCCAATTGCGCCGGACCGCCGGCCCGGGCTATAA
- a CDS encoding Csu type fimbrial protein: MRLLLGGLLALAGLVGAGVARADTTCTTTTPVTAAFGNVGNAAAAPSFTTTTFTITCNTAALSLLATASVRACIGIGVGSTGVAISPLRRMTNTTADPLSFQLFTSAAYSTIWGLTPGTSPGPQVVDLNYSVPLLTGGSGAVTVTIYGRIPASQTLAAGSYSTAFSGADVRLEYAYNEVLLGTATAPAACTTATGVSGHKTATGGFPFTVTATVLPQCSAYVTTDMDFGTSAGTITANIDRTSTIGLTCLNRTAYTIALDNGLYANGSVRRMRHTTNPAFFIPYALYRESTRTQRWGSTANVDLVSGTGTGSAQTLTVYGRAPPTVGAVAAGSYSDQIKVTITY, translated from the coding sequence CTGCGCCTGCTGCTGGGGGGGTTGCTGGCACTGGCCGGGCTAGTGGGCGCCGGCGTGGCCCGCGCCGACACCACCTGCACCACCACCACCCCGGTCACGGCCGCCTTCGGCAACGTCGGAAACGCCGCCGCTGCGCCCAGCTTCACCACCACCACGTTCACCATCACCTGCAACACCGCCGCGCTGAGCCTGCTGGCAACGGCGTCGGTACGCGCCTGCATCGGCATCGGCGTGGGCAGCACCGGCGTGGCCATTTCACCGCTGCGGCGGATGACCAACACCACCGCGGATCCGCTCAGCTTCCAGCTGTTCACCAGCGCCGCCTACAGCACCATATGGGGTCTGACCCCCGGCACCTCGCCCGGGCCGCAGGTGGTGGACCTGAACTACTCGGTGCCCCTGCTCACCGGCGGCAGCGGCGCGGTCACCGTGACCATCTACGGTCGCATCCCAGCCAGCCAGACGCTGGCGGCCGGCAGTTACAGCACCGCGTTCAGCGGTGCCGACGTCCGCCTGGAATATGCCTACAACGAGGTCCTGCTGGGCACGGCCACCGCGCCGGCGGCGTGCACCACGGCCACCGGCGTCAGCGGGCACAAGACCGCCACCGGCGGCTTCCCGTTCACGGTCACCGCCACCGTGCTGCCGCAGTGCAGTGCCTATGTCACTACCGACATGGACTTCGGCACCAGTGCCGGCACGATCACCGCCAACATCGACCGCACGTCGACCATCGGCCTGACCTGCCTCAACCGCACCGCCTACACCATCGCGCTGGACAACGGCCTGTACGCGAACGGCAGCGTGCGGCGCATGCGGCACACCACCAACCCGGCCTTTTTCATTCCCTATGCGCTGTACCGCGAAAGCACCCGCACCCAGCGCTGGGGCAGCACCGCCAACGTGGACCTGGTCTCGGGCACGGGGACCGGCAGCGCCCAGACCCTGACCGTATATGGGCGTGCACCGCCCACGGTCGGCGCAGTGGCCGCCGGCAGCTACAGCGACCAGATCAAGGTGACGATCACCTACTGA
- a CDS encoding fimbria/pilus outer membrane usher protein, which yields MPGAPAWAAELPAASAELGAADDVMLPAPTPLTAPQTLYLDVTLNGSPRGLLPFTELAGQLRADPPVLRQLGFAAPDGAPVALDQLSGLVMRYDASLQTLALEIPLEQLNLPVTEVGAATQSTPTASASPGALLNYDVYASHNQDAGNLALTTEWRVFGMGRGVLRSSQLLRTYQDGRSDWRGESVRLDSAWQLDFPDNALTLTVGDFFSGFVDWSRPVRMGGIQIGRNYGLQPYRVLTPTPSFLGEAVVPSNVELYVDGLRQYNGEVPVGPFQLAAQPGISGTGNAQVVITDAYGRMQTLDFAFYGTQQLLAEGLSDWSAGVGRMRRDYGIRSFAYDSAIVGSATWRRGVSNRFTAELHAEGGGGVASAGAGGWWQLGQAGVVNASYAHSRRDGLQGGQWALGYSWNNRVFNLNAATRRTHGDFQDLGSLQGALPPDVTDQVTAGASLGRLGSLSASYLRLSYPDGDDRRYASVFWNRTFSERWSAYASFNQNLDDNADRSVYLSLSASLGNNRQSNLAAQRNGDRNLYTVDVSQPVPGDGSQGGYGWRVQARQGDDGTGGLVEAGWLNRVGRYSLGAARQGDANFAYANASGSVVWMGGHLFAAREVPDAFAVVSTNGVGGVPVRLENRVIGVTDDDGMLLVTPLLSWQRNRISIDTLELPADMRADRVDTLVTPRQSAGLGVSFGLRRTRAITLVLHDAQDRPVPAGSQVRLSDQRSATVGYDGEVYLEDLPAQAVLQVDTDDGRCEVRVPVSPAPGSAALRLGPLRCVAGAGP from the coding sequence ATGCCGGGCGCACCGGCATGGGCGGCCGAACTGCCTGCCGCCAGCGCCGAACTGGGGGCCGCCGATGATGTGATGCTGCCGGCGCCCACGCCCTTGACCGCACCGCAGACCCTGTACCTGGACGTCACCCTCAACGGCAGCCCCCGCGGCCTGCTGCCGTTCACGGAACTGGCGGGCCAGCTGCGCGCCGATCCGCCCGTGCTGCGCCAGCTCGGCTTCGCCGCGCCCGACGGCGCGCCGGTTGCACTGGACCAGCTCAGCGGCCTGGTGATGCGCTACGACGCCTCCCTGCAGACCCTGGCGCTGGAAATCCCGCTGGAACAGCTCAACCTGCCGGTCACCGAAGTGGGGGCCGCCACGCAGAGCACCCCGACGGCCAGCGCCTCGCCTGGCGCCCTGCTCAACTACGACGTCTATGCCAGCCACAACCAGGACGCCGGCAACCTGGCGCTCACCACCGAATGGCGGGTGTTCGGCATGGGCCGCGGCGTGCTGCGCAGCAGCCAGCTGCTGCGCACCTACCAGGATGGACGGAGCGACTGGCGCGGTGAAAGCGTGCGCCTGGACAGTGCGTGGCAGCTGGATTTTCCCGACAACGCATTGACCCTGACCGTCGGTGACTTCTTCAGCGGCTTCGTTGACTGGAGCCGCCCGGTGCGGATGGGCGGCATCCAGATCGGGCGCAACTACGGCCTGCAGCCCTACCGCGTGCTCACCCCCACCCCGAGCTTCCTGGGCGAGGCCGTGGTGCCCTCCAACGTCGAGCTCTATGTCGATGGCCTGCGCCAGTACAACGGCGAGGTACCGGTGGGGCCGTTCCAGCTGGCCGCGCAGCCGGGCATCAGCGGCACCGGCAATGCGCAGGTGGTGATCACCGATGCCTACGGCCGCATGCAGACCCTGGATTTTGCCTTCTATGGCACGCAGCAGCTGCTGGCTGAAGGCCTCTCGGACTGGTCCGCTGGCGTGGGCCGGATGCGTCGCGATTACGGCATCCGCTCGTTCGCCTACGACAGTGCCATCGTGGGCAGCGCCACCTGGCGGCGCGGGGTCAGCAACCGCTTCACCGCCGAACTGCATGCCGAAGGCGGCGGCGGCGTGGCCAGCGCCGGCGCGGGCGGCTGGTGGCAGCTGGGCCAGGCCGGCGTCGTCAACGCGTCCTATGCGCACAGCCGCCGCGACGGTCTGCAGGGAGGCCAGTGGGCGCTGGGGTACAGCTGGAACAACCGGGTGTTCAACCTCAACGCCGCCACCCGCCGCACGCATGGCGACTTCCAGGACCTGGGCAGCCTGCAGGGTGCGCTGCCACCGGACGTGACCGACCAGGTCACCGCCGGTGCCAGCCTGGGCCGGCTGGGCTCGCTGAGCGCCAGCTACCTGCGCCTGTCTTACCCCGATGGCGACGACCGCCGCTACGCGAGCGTGTTCTGGAACCGCACGTTCTCCGAACGCTGGTCGGCCTACGCCTCGTTCAACCAGAACCTGGACGACAACGCCGACCGCAGCGTGTACCTGTCGCTGTCGGCCAGCCTGGGCAACAACCGCCAGAGCAACCTGGCCGCCCAGCGCAATGGCGACCGCAATCTGTACACGGTGGATGTATCCCAGCCGGTGCCGGGCGATGGCAGCCAGGGCGGTTACGGCTGGCGCGTGCAGGCCCGGCAGGGCGACGACGGCACCGGCGGGCTGGTCGAAGCCGGCTGGTTGAACCGCGTGGGCCGCTACTCGCTGGGCGCGGCGCGCCAGGGCGATGCCAACTTCGCCTATGCCAACGCCAGCGGCAGCGTGGTCTGGATGGGCGGGCACCTGTTCGCCGCACGTGAGGTACCCGACGCGTTCGCGGTGGTCTCCACCAACGGCGTGGGCGGCGTACCGGTCCGCCTGGAAAACCGGGTGATCGGGGTGACCGACGACGACGGCATGCTGCTGGTCACCCCGCTGCTGTCCTGGCAGCGCAACCGGATTTCGATCGACACCCTGGAGCTGCCGGCCGACATGCGTGCCGACCGCGTGGACACGCTGGTGACGCCGCGGCAGAGCGCCGGGCTGGGGGTCAGTTTCGGACTGCGCCGCACCCGCGCCATCACACTGGTCCTGCACGACGCGCAGGACCGGCCCGTGCCCGCCGGCAGCCAGGTGCGGCTGTCGGACCAGCGCAGCGCTACGGTGGGCTACGACGGCGAGGTCTACCTGGAAGATCTGCCGGCCCAGGCAGTGCTGCAGGTGGACACCGATGACGGGCGCTGCGAAGTGCGCGTGCCGGTCAGCCCGGCGCCGGGCAGCGCCGCGCTGCGGCTGGGGCCGCTGCGCTGCGTGGCCGGAGCCGGGCCATGA
- a CDS encoding fimbrial biogenesis chaperone, with amino-acid sequence MSALERGRVPRSTAAVCACALLVVLGMPGLRAASLQVAPTSLQLSARQNAEALWVSNSGSAPVSVQARVFRWTQRDGRDQLDPTSDLVVSPPMQSLAAGQQQLIRVVRAQPEAPDAQLSYRVIVDEVPTLDPNRQGMQFVLRYSLPVFIQPDGSAAGKPELQSSVRVQPDGKVVLEVHNRGDGYAQLADLAVGPLDRPQVFQPGLIGYVLSGQTMRWPLDIPATRLAGATLSAKINGGAQATPLSPTPPAR; translated from the coding sequence ATGTCAGCACTCGAACGGGGGCGCGTACCGCGCTCCACGGCGGCTGTCTGCGCCTGTGCATTGCTGGTCGTGCTTGGCATGCCTGGCCTGCGGGCCGCCAGCCTGCAGGTTGCGCCTACCTCGCTGCAGCTCAGCGCCCGCCAGAACGCCGAAGCGCTGTGGGTCAGCAACAGCGGGTCGGCCCCGGTAAGCGTGCAGGCCCGCGTATTCCGCTGGACCCAGCGCGACGGCCGCGACCAGCTCGACCCCACCTCAGACCTGGTGGTCAGCCCGCCCATGCAGTCGCTCGCGGCCGGACAGCAGCAGCTGATCCGCGTCGTGCGCGCCCAGCCGGAAGCGCCCGACGCACAGCTGTCGTACCGGGTCATCGTCGACGAGGTGCCCACGCTGGACCCCAACCGCCAGGGCATGCAGTTCGTGCTGCGCTACTCGCTGCCGGTGTTCATCCAGCCCGATGGCAGCGCCGCAGGCAAGCCCGAGCTGCAGAGCAGCGTGCGTGTCCAGCCCGATGGCAAGGTGGTGCTGGAAGTGCACAACCGTGGCGATGGCTATGCGCAACTGGCCGATCTGGCGGTAGGTCCGCTGGATCGCCCGCAGGTCTTCCAGCCCGGCCTGATCGGCTACGTGCTCAGCGGCCAGACCATGCGTTGGCCGCTGGATATTCCTGCGACGCGGCTGGCCGGGGCCACGCTATCGGCGAAGATCAATGGCGGCGCGCAAGCCACGCCCCTGTCCCCGACGCCACCGGCTCGCTGA